A region from the Lolium perenne isolate Kyuss_39 chromosome 4, Kyuss_2.0, whole genome shotgun sequence genome encodes:
- the LOC127296851 gene encoding uncharacterized protein, which yields MAVNARARSRDFSRQFWSVLCHALSECFLIVMLLVIAVVSYTATRFARICRIRSPCMLCSRLDKVLHGKSWFSEELICAAHRLEIARLSYCQIHSKLAHSDGLCEKCFLSCSGSVGKPGNLTNMSAKEKPDTRSQSRHTHLCSCCSEPFKKRSNAHMISEEVSGRSPDDGMRKVKQRSRAMVSVGHSSDEDCDQLPSGGYRKLNACRDSESEIHVSDGDDNDHAVPYKAQHQTRDISYDDAHLQPMITSSNILSTSHSETTIPTKRMNTIPLVPLNTTADTGNAAKSLDPTIGHGLEEINWSQVNASNNDLDMHLMAGPEQVHQELPKEKTFLVGIEEVSNSEGVSGSADEEATKSFATSAYDGTSSTDAHFNRNNSMKNAPGGRADLRSPRWSEVMSAKETNSSTQEEVRTFMSQLSSARGFDGPWSDLAASPRISIHIDEYRQSDANLEPSDSHGTSEDEGEISLESLKQQCEVNKKNLRILYKELEAERSASAVAASEAMAMINRLQVEKAAMHMEAMQYLRMMEEQADHDQEAIEKLNDLLTEREKEMLDLEAELENYESRFCGESTDLGKVDATYGDMGFRVLDSSDFVRNTFFDFEDEKTKILESLRRLEETLGMPCTNRYDSGSANDGLQNGSLRDHPSDVLGHHVENPVSECRSSLLPPEHLNDESVSSQLNDENQSVENQKYDLGSANDGPQNGSLRDDPSDVLGHHVENPVSECHSSLLPPEHLNDESVSSQRNDENQSVENQKYFGSGSHPDDDNISAVTSIKQEISLLNSRFMALEADQKFLKQILISLKCSNDGEQYVQEITTHLRELRRTVTEQRDRTVL from the exons ATGGCTGTGAATGCTCGTGCGAGGTCGCGAGACTTTTCGCGGCAATTCTGGTCGGTGCTGTGCCATGCCCTCAGCGAGTGCTTCCTGATTGTAATGCTCCTGGTGATTGCCGTGGTATCCTATACCGCAACAAGGTTCGCACGCATCTGCAGGATTCGGTCACCGTGCATGCTGTGCTCCAGATTAGACAAGGTTCTACATGGAAAGTCCTGGTTCTCTGAAGAACTGATTTGTGCTGCACACAGGTTGGAAATCGCGCGTTTGTCATATTGCCAGATTCACAGCAAGCTCGCACATTCTGATGGTTTATGTGAAAAATGCTTTCTTTCATGCTCTGGATCGGTTGGTAAGCCAGGTAACCTGACAAACATGAGTGCTAAGGAGAAGCCGGATACTCGGTCACAGTCTAGGCACACACATCTATGTTCTTGTTGTTCAGAACCATTCAAGAAGAGAAGTAATGCACACATGATATCTGAGGAGGTGAGTGGCAGGTCTCCAGATGATGGCATGAGGAAAGTGAAGCAGAGAAGCAGAGCCATGGTAAGTGTTGGTCATTCTTCAGATGAGGATTGTGATCAATTGCCTTCTGGAGGTTACAGAAAGCTAAATGCCTGTCGTGATTCTGAGTCCGAGATTCACGTCTCGGATGGCGATGACAATGATCATGCAGTCCCTTATAAAGCTCAACACCAAACCAGAGATATCTCATATGATGATGCACATCTGCAACCTATGATCACCAGCAGCAATATCTTGTCAACATCTCATTCTGAGACTACTATTCCCACAAAGCGGATGAACACCATTCCTCTAGTTCCATTGAATACTACAGCTGACACAGGCAATGCTGCAAAATCTTTAGACCCTACTATTGGGCATGGCTTGGAGGAAATCAACTGGAGTCAGGTCAATGCGAGTAACAACGATCTCGACATGCACTTGATGGCTGGGCCTGAGCAAGTTCACCAGGAGCTTCCAAAAGAAAAAA CTTTTCTGGTTGGTATTGAGGAAGTCAGCAATTCAGAGGGTGTTTCAGGAAGCGCCGACGAAGAAGCTACAAAGTCTTTTGCCACGTCTGCATATGATGGAACCAGTTCAACAGATGCTCATTTCAACCGCAACAACAGCATGAAAAATGCTCCTGGTGGTAGAGCTGACCTTAGATCTCCTCGTTGGTCTGAAGTAATGTCCGCTAAGGAAACCAACTCAAGCACACAGGAAGAAGTGAGGACATTCATGTCCCAGTTGTCTTCTGCCCGAGGCTTTGATGGCCCATGGAGTGATCTGGCTGCTAGTCCCAGAATCAGCATACATATTGATGAGTACAGACAATCTGATGCCAATCTGGAACCATCTGATTCCCATGGTACAAGTGAAGATGAAGGCGAAATCTCCCTTGAGAGCCTGAAGCAGCAATGCGAGGTTAACAAGAAAAACTTACGTATCCTTTATAAGGAGCTTGAGGCAGAACGGAGTGCTTCAGCTGTTGCAGCAAGTGAAGCGATGGCTATGATCAATAGGTTGCAAGTGGAAAAGGCTGCAATGCACATGGAGGCGATGCAGTATCTCAGGATGATGGAAGAGCAGGCTGATCATGACCAAGAAGCAATTGAAAAGCTAAATGACTTGCTTACAGAAAGAGAGAAAGAAATGCTTGACCTGGAAGCTGAACTCGAAAATTATGAGAGCAGGTTCTGTGGTGAATCAACTGATCTCGGAAAAGTTGATGCTACTTACGGAGATATGGGATTCAGAGTCTTGGACAGCTCAGATTTCGTGAGGAATACCTTTTTTGATTTTGAAGATGAGAAGACCAAAATCTTGGAATCCTTAAGAAGATTGGAGGAAACACTTGGCATGCCGTGCACGAATAGATATGATTCGGGTAGTGCCAATGATGGTCTACAGAATGGGTCTCTGAGAGATCACCCAAGTGATGTGCTTGGCCACCATGTAGAAAACCCAGTATCGGAATGTCGCAGTTCACTATTGCCTCCGGAACACTTGAACGATGAATCAGTCTCTTCTCAGCTAAATGATGAAAATCAATCTGTTGAGAACCAAAAATATGATTTGGGTAGCGCCAATGATGGTCCACAGAATGGGTCTCTGAGAGATGACCCAAGTGATGTGCTTGGCCATCATGTAGAAAACCCAGTATCGGAATGTCACAGTTCACTATTGCCTCCGGAACACTTGAATGATGAATCAGTCTCTTCTCAGCGAAATGATGAAAATCAATCTGTTGAGAACCAAAAATATTTTGGTTCAGGCTCTCACCCAGATGACGATAATATTAGtgcagtgacaagcattaaacaggaAATTTCACTCTTAAATAGTAGATTCATGGCACTTGAAGCAGATCAGAAGTTTCTCAAGCAGATATTGATTTCTCTTAAATGTAGCAATGATGGAGAACAATATGTGCAGGAGATAACTACTCATTTGCGGGAGCTGCGAAGAACCGTTACTGAACAGAGAGATAGAACAGTTTTATGA
- the LOC127296849 gene encoding probable fructokinase-4: MPLQTLNPASVSRTPLPRRHPPLPFPHLPPRRRLAGGAVRPRAAVAVAVSGAVNDEARWRPPPGAREGKDTDLATLGNLCVDVVLSVPCLPPAQRDERLAYMEGLAASPPDQKYWEAGGNCNLAFAAARLGLRCSTLGHVGEEVYGKFLLDVLQAEGISVVGMLENTDATACRHAYETLLCWVLVDPFQRHGFCSRADFSKEPAFSWIQKLPAETKTAIHHSKILFSNGYAFDEFSPDVIASAIDCAIDAGTSVFFDPGPRGRSLLNGNLDEHRALEHALRLSDVLLLTSDEAESLTNIQNPIEAGQELLRRGIRTKWVVIKMGSKGSIMITESAVSCAPSFKIRVVDTVGCGDSFTAAIAFGFLHNLPAISTLALANAVGAATATGYGAGRNVAHLDKVLHLLRESDINEEETTWTELMEGCSACPEVSVLSKTPINGVSKPFVNLVPVCGVVTDLLSMLEVAPERSVVQA, from the exons ATGCctctccaaaccctaaaccccGCCTCCGTCTCCCGCACCCCGCTCCCCCGGCGCCACCCGCCGCTGCCCTTCCCGCACCTCCCGCCCCGCCGTCGCCTCGCCGGCGGCGCCGTCCGGCCCCGCGCAGCCGTCGCCGTCGCTGTCTCCGGCGCGGTCAACGACGAGGCCAGATGGCGGCCGCCACCCGGGGCCAGGGAGGGGAAGGACACGGATCTCGCCACGCTCGGCAACCTCTGCGTCGACGTCGTGCTCAGCGTCCCCTGCCTCCCGCCGGCGCAGCGCGATGAGCGCCTGGCCTACATGGAGGGCCTGGCCGCCTCGCCGCCCGACCAG AAATATTGGGAGGCCGGTGGGAACTGCAACCTGGCCTTTGCTGCGGCCAGGCTTGGGCTTCGCTGCTCCACACTGGGGCATGTAGGGGAGGAAGTTTATGGAAAGTTTCTTCTCGACGTGCTCCAAGCAGAAGGCATTAGTGTTGTTGGGATGCTTGAAAATACTGATGCTACTGCATGTCGACATGCCTATGAGACACTTCTATGCTGGGTTCTTGTGGATCCATTTCAGAGACATGGATTCTGCAG CCGTGCAGACTTCAGTAAAGAACCGGCTTTCAGTTGGATACAGAAACTTCCAGCAGAAACCAAGACAGCTATTCACCACTCTAAAATATTGTTTAGCAATGGATATGCTTTTGATGAATTTTCCCCTGATGTGATTGCATCTGCTATTGATTGTGCGATTGATGCGGGAACATCAGTATTCTTTGATCCTGGGCCTCGTGGAAGATCTCTCTTAAATGGGAACCTGGATGAACACAGAGCACTTGAGCATGCTCTGAGGCTCAGCGATGTTCTCCTTTTGACATCAGATGAG GCCGAGTCACTAACGAACATCCAAAACCCGATTGAGGCAGGGCAAGAGTTGCTAAGAAGAGGAATCCGCACAAAATGGGTTGTCATAAAAATGGGTTCCAAGGGATCAATCATGATCACTGAAAGTGCTGTTTCATGTGCGCCTTCTTTTAAG ATTCGTGTTGTGGACACAGTTGGATGTGGGGATAGCTTTACTGCTGCTATAGCTTTCGGGTTCCTCCACAACTTGCCGGCGATTAGCACACTAGCCCTAGCAAATGCAGTTGGTGCTGCAACCGCCACCGGATATGGAGCAGGTAGGAATGTCGCTCACCTAGATAAAGTACTACATCTCTTGAGAGAATCTGATATCAACGAGGAAGAAACAACATGGACCGAGCTGATGGAAGGATGCTCAGCCTGTCCTGAAGTTTCAGTCCTGTCCAAGACTCCAATTAATGGTGTCAGCAAGCCCTTTGTGAATCTTGTACCTGTTTGTGGTGTGGTTACTGACCTCTTGTCGATGTTAGAGGTGGCACCGGAGCGGAGTGTTGTCCAGGCTTAG